The Virgibacillus phasianinus genome includes a window with the following:
- a CDS encoding FadR/GntR family transcriptional regulator: MNLSPVVRKKRVYQDIVEQIKQAIERGEILHGEKLPSERTLAESFSVSRSSVKEAFSVLESAGVVEIKQGSGVFLLKNSTEDTITKINAAIRGVAVDIVELMELRQAIEGDAAYYAAMRGSREDVEAVYQAFGDLEKAVINEKVAAEEDFAFHMSIAKAARNSIIEKVMYMLSDQVLEGLSKSRANTLAAPNKSQLILEEHRMIYHAIRDGNPELAKEAMCNHLQKVKQRYL; the protein is encoded by the coding sequence ATGAATTTATCGCCTGTTGTCAGGAAGAAGCGGGTGTATCAGGATATTGTGGAACAAATAAAACAGGCAATTGAAAGGGGAGAGATACTTCATGGTGAAAAGCTGCCTTCCGAAAGAACCTTAGCAGAAAGTTTTTCTGTTTCGCGTTCATCTGTCAAGGAAGCTTTCAGCGTTTTGGAATCGGCTGGTGTTGTTGAGATTAAGCAGGGAAGTGGCGTTTTTTTACTTAAAAATAGTACAGAAGATACCATCACGAAAATCAATGCGGCAATCCGCGGGGTAGCGGTTGATATTGTGGAATTGATGGAATTAAGACAAGCAATTGAAGGGGATGCGGCGTACTATGCGGCAATGCGTGGAAGCAGGGAAGATGTAGAAGCAGTGTACCAAGCGTTCGGTGATTTGGAAAAAGCAGTCATAAATGAAAAAGTTGCTGCGGAAGAGGATTTCGCATTTCACATGTCGATTGCAAAGGCAGCCAGAAATTCAATTATTGAGAAGGTAATGTATATGCTTTCCGATCAAGTCCTAGAGGGTTTGAGTAAGAGTCGGGCTAACACTTTGGCGGCACCGAATAAGAGCCAACTGATTTTGGAAGAGCACAGGATGATTTATCACGCTATCCGGGATGGCAATCCTGAATTAGCAAAAGAGGCAATGTGTAATCATTTGCAGAAAGTAAAACAGCGGTATTTGTAA
- a CDS encoding Nramp family divalent metal transporter yields the protein MNTDPIIEREISTPRSTPTAPKTFKGKLKTIGPGFVTAATGVGTGDLIAALVAGAAFGTTLAWAILVGSIFKYFFTEGMGRWQLATGKTILEGFTSLGKWATGYFGVYSVLWGFSYGAAAMSTSAIMMVTMFPIMPLWAWAIIHGLAGMALVLTGRYKLFEKVMTVMIGIMFVTVVGSAVILAPDIGNVISGFVPRTGDSSMLLVLGLLGGVGGTITMASYGYWIREKKWEGRSWIPMMKMDSAVGYIITAIFTLSLLIVGAEFLYGTGIEINGEEGLVTLSNLFSEEFGSVARWMFLIGAWSAAFSSLLGVWNGVPYLFADFVRMMRKKENRPDKPVSEKDPAYRAYLLWLTFPPMLLLFFGKPVFIVIIYGALGALFMPFLAFTLLWLNNSSRVGKGFRNGWLSNIVLTACVILFVYLGIIELIDLF from the coding sequence GTGAATACGGATCCAATTATTGAAAGGGAGATATCAACTCCCAGAAGTACACCCACAGCACCAAAGACCTTTAAAGGGAAACTAAAAACGATAGGGCCTGGGTTTGTAACTGCTGCAACAGGTGTTGGAACGGGAGACTTGATTGCCGCTTTAGTTGCGGGGGCAGCGTTTGGTACGACACTGGCATGGGCTATCCTGGTCGGTTCCATTTTTAAATACTTTTTTACGGAGGGAATGGGGCGCTGGCAGCTGGCTACAGGGAAGACGATCCTTGAGGGCTTTACTTCGCTTGGCAAATGGGCAACAGGGTATTTTGGTGTTTATTCCGTTTTGTGGGGATTTAGTTATGGCGCCGCAGCTATGTCAACCAGTGCCATTATGATGGTGACCATGTTTCCCATCATGCCATTATGGGCTTGGGCAATTATTCACGGATTGGCAGGCATGGCATTAGTCCTGACTGGTCGTTACAAATTGTTTGAGAAGGTTATGACGGTCATGATCGGGATTATGTTCGTGACTGTTGTAGGGTCGGCTGTAATCCTAGCGCCGGATATCGGAAATGTAATAAGTGGCTTTGTTCCACGTACTGGTGATAGTTCCATGCTGCTTGTTCTAGGATTGCTTGGTGGTGTTGGTGGAACAATTACCATGGCTTCTTACGGATATTGGATTAGGGAAAAGAAGTGGGAAGGCAGATCATGGATTCCAATGATGAAGATGGACTCCGCTGTCGGATACATCATTACGGCAATCTTCACCTTGTCCCTACTCATTGTTGGAGCAGAATTCCTGTATGGAACTGGAATTGAAATTAATGGTGAAGAAGGCTTAGTAACACTTTCTAATTTATTTAGTGAAGAGTTTGGTTCAGTTGCGCGCTGGATGTTCCTGATCGGTGCATGGTCTGCGGCGTTTTCCTCATTACTTGGTGTTTGGAATGGTGTACCATATCTGTTTGCTGACTTTGTTCGCATGATGCGTAAAAAGGAAAATCGTCCGGATAAACCAGTTTCTGAAAAGGACCCTGCATACCGGGCATATCTGCTATGGCTGACGTTCCCGCCGATGCTTCTATTATTCTTTGGGAAACCGGTATTCATCGTTATTATTTATGGTGCGCTTGGAGCCTTGTTCATGCCATTTTTGGCTTTTACACTGCTTTGGCTAAATAATTCTTCACGAGTGGGAAAAGGTTTTAGAAACGGCTGGCTTTCAAATATTGTTTTAACAGCTTGCGTTATTCTGTTTGTGTATTTAGGAAT